Proteins encoded together in one Ipomoea triloba cultivar NCNSP0323 chromosome 4, ASM357664v1 window:
- the LOC116015314 gene encoding RNA-directed DNA methylation 4-like, producing MAAMAENPKDDKPVIVRVKRKASQFCLDAFWLEINERPLKRPLIDFEKLSISNSSSSSSKVEELKTKKILVQHVETITNSEVTADLVRSFVPDSADSSIIKEKFEERRHAFKANNHMQRQDQLLTKAKQKQEDLSKSARFEQVWKSRRGKKDDEALHEVCRLYDVVRVDTEGKNHDVQEEDPELEDHKMMSQYLPFLREVMPSAADEIESDIHDYIFKQASSDGFVYDFYAVKNDVETMVESTANHFPLVQVDDDDDFYDGPDDSDYGTDDSNDENNPRNDYPDEESSGDEDEVESLSSNDRSEAESESSSDEQETDIYVSRERDDLSRFECSYGGDPFVEDDIYSGDDCELYDSGEDVW from the exons ATGGCGGCGATGGCAGAGAATCCGAAGGACGACAAGCCGGTGATTGTTAGGGTTAAGCGAAAAGCATCGCAATTTTGCCTCGATGCTTTCT GGCTTGAAATCAATGAGAGACCACTTAAACGCCCGTTGATTGACTTTGAGAAGCTCTCAATTtccaattcttcttcttcttctagtaAAG TGGAGGAATTGAAGACAAAAAAGATTCTTGTACAGCATGTTGAGACCATAACTAACTCAGAAGTCACTGCTGATCTTGTGCGGTCTTTTGTG CCTGATTCTGCTGATTCTTCAATCATCAAAGAGAAATTTGAGGAAAGAAGACATGCATTTAAGGCTAACAAT CACATGCAAAGGCAAGATCAGCTTCTTACAAAAgctaaacaaaaacaagag GATTTGTCAAAAAGTGCTCGATTTGAGCAAGTATGGAAAAGTAGAAGGGGTAAGAAGGATGATGAAGCACTACATGAAGTCTGCCGACTGTATGATGTTGTTCGTGTTGATACAGAGGGAAAAAACCATGATGTACAAGAGGA AGATCCAGAGTTGGAAGATCACAAGATGATGTCTCAGTATTTGCCATTCTTAAGAGAAGTCATGCCAAGTGCCGCTGATGAAATTGAGTCTGACATACATGACTATATCTTCAAACAAG CATCTTCAGATGGTTTTGTCTATGACTTCTATGCCGTTAAGAATGATGTTGAGACCATGGTGGAATCAACTGCAAACCATTTTCCTTT GGTTCAAGTGGATGACGACGATGACTTCTATGATGGTCCTGATGATTCAGACTATGGAACTGATGATTCTAATG ATGAAAACAACCCCCGTAATGATTATCCCGATGAAGAGTCATCTGGAGATGAGGATGAAGTAGAAAGCCTATCCTCCAATGACCGGTCAGAAGCTGAGAGTGAATCTTCCTCTGACGAACAAGAAACTGACATCTATGTATCTCGCGAGAGAGACGATTTGAGTCGATTCGAGTGTTCATATGGTGGGGATCCATTTGTTGAAGATGATATCTATAGTGGTGATGATTGTGAATTGTATGACTCTGGTGAAGATGTTTGGTGA
- the LOC116017305 gene encoding alanine--glyoxylate aminotransferase 2 homolog 3, mitochondrial-like has protein sequence MKRFIVSGRRALSARASPLPHRPFATAAQPDESLASLLPKMPPFDYSPPPYTGPSAAEVLQKRQRYLSPAIFHFFKNPLNLVDGKMQYLFDENGRRYLDAFGGIATVCCGHCHPEVVEAIVNQTKRLQHSTVLYLNHTVADFAEALASKMPGDLKVVYFTNSGTEANELALLMARLYTGCHDVISIRNGYHGNAAATMNATAQSNYKFNVVQAGIHHSLNPDQYRGLFGSDGPKYARDVDEIITYGTTGCVAAFIAEAIQGVGGIMELAPGYLPAVYSSIRRAGGLCIADEVQSGFGRTGSHFWGFEAHGVVPDIVTMAKGIGNGIPLGAVVTTPDIAKVLTNRTYFNTFGGNPVCTAGGLAVLKVLEKEKLQQNALTVGSYLKERLVSLMEKHEIIGDVRGRGLMLGVELVTDRKAKTPAKVEIAHLMEQMKEMGVLIGKGGFFGNVFRITPPLCFTKDDADFLVDVMDYNMSKL, from the exons ATGAAGAGATTTATCGTATCAGGGCGGAGGGCATTATCGGCAAGAGCTTCACCGTTGCCTCACCGGCCATTCGCCACCGCCGCGCAGCCCGACGAGTCTCTTGCCTCATTGCTCCCCAAAATGCCCCCTTTCGACTACTCTCCGCCTCCGTACACCGGCCCCTCTGCCGCCGAGGTCCTCCAGAAACGCCAGCGTTATCTCAGCCCCGCCATCTTCCATTTCTTCAAGAACCCG TTGAATTTGGTGGATGGGAAGATGCAGTACTTGTTCGACGAGAATGGGCGTCGGTATCTGGATGCATTTGGCGGGATCGCCACCGTGTGTTGCGGCCACTGCCACCCTGAGGTGGTGGAGGCGATTGTGAACCAAACAAAGCGCCTCCAACATTCCACCGTATTGTATCTCAATCACACGGTAGCTGATTTTGCCGAAGCACTTGCATCCAAGATGCCTGGAGATCTCAAG GTTGTTTATTTTACGAATTCTGGGACAGAGGCCAATGAACTGGCTTTGCTAATGGCAAGGTTGTATACTGGCTGTCATGATGTTATTTCAATCAGGAATGGTTATCATGGTAATGCGGCTGCTACTATGAATGCTACTGCTCAATCTAACTACAAGTTCAATGTAGTGCAG GCTGGAATCCACCATTCCTTGAATCCAGATCAGTACAGAGGTCTTTTTGGCTCAGATGGACCAAAGTATGCCAGGGATGTGGATGAGATTATTACCTATGGAACAACTGGTTGTGTTGCTGCTTTTATTGCTGAAGCCATACAG GGTGTGGGGGGAATCATGGAATTGGCCCCGGGATACTTGCCAGCGGTCTATAGCAGTATCAGAAGAGCGGGAGGCCTTTGTATAGCGGATGAGGTGCAGTCAGGTTTTGGTCGGACAGGAAGCCATTTTTGGGGATTCGAGGCCCATGGAGTTGTGCCTGATATTGTTACCATGGCAAAG GGAATTGGAAACGGCATTCCCCTTGGTGCTGTTGTCACTACTCCCGACATTGCAAAAGTCTTAACAAATCGCACGTATTTCAATACCTTTGGTGGGAATCCCGTGTGCACAGCAGGCGGCCTAGCTGTGCTTAAAGTGTTAGAAAAAGAGAAGCTCCAACAGAACGCGCTCACTGTTGGATCATATCTCAAAGAGCGTCTCGTTTCACTAATGGAGAAGCATGAAA TTATTGGCGATGTAAGGGGACGAGGCCTTATGCTAGGAGTTGAACTTGTGACCGACAGGAAGGCGAAAACTCCAGCAAAGGTTGAAATAGCTCATCTAATGGAACAGATGAAAG AAATGGGAGTACTGATAGGGAAAGGTGGATTCTTTGGTAACGTTTTCAGAATCACTCCACCGCTCTGCTTCACCAAGGACGATGCAG ATTTCCTTGTGGATGTCATGGATTACAACATGTCAAAGTTGTGA